The following proteins come from a genomic window of Anaerobutyricum hallii:
- a CDS encoding nitrite/sulfite reductase, with product MNQSLMTEFKEDLKDFREMTEKFYAKEVSVKDYKGFSGGFGSYAQRGAEASMLRLRMPGGRITKEKLKFLVDAIAAYDVRRVHLTTCQTVQFHDLGMKAVCDIMEQAMEVGIVTRGGGGDFPRNVTVSPLSGVEQGEYFDVLPYAERAGDYLMGIIKTVKLPRKLKVGFSNSPANVTHATFRDLGFVAKENGRFDVYSAGGLGNNYKMGVKVAEDVKPEEVLYYVEAMVRTFTTYGNYESRAKSRTRYMQETLGIEGYKKAYQEKLMEVKAEVKDALLIKETQVLSKQGDDAKEAGNDNKNVIAYPQTESASERVIAQKQAGRYAVAYHPIGGMVPAQKFWEIYAVIKDVANAEVRVAPDETLYIINLEEEQAERIHKITADGAKNLFETSVSCIGSTVCQIGLRDSQGLLVSIVEAVEPYHFADGVLPRIHISGCPSSCGTHQIGKLGFRGASKSVNGKAEPAFAFYVNGQDAQGEERFGDEWGIMLATDIPKFFIELGKVISEKKLSYEQWYENNQDVLKEIAATYLQ from the coding sequence ATGAATCAGAGTTTAATGACAGAATTTAAGGAAGACTTAAAAGATTTTAGAGAGATGACAGAGAAGTTTTATGCGAAGGAAGTCAGCGTAAAGGATTATAAAGGCTTTTCCGGTGGATTTGGCAGTTACGCACAAAGGGGCGCAGAGGCGAGTATGCTTCGTCTTCGTATGCCGGGCGGAAGAATTACAAAGGAGAAGTTAAAGTTTTTAGTTGATGCGATTGCTGCTTATGATGTTAGAAGAGTGCATCTTACGACCTGTCAGACTGTGCAGTTCCATGATCTTGGCATGAAGGCAGTCTGTGACATTATGGAACAGGCGATGGAAGTCGGCATCGTTACCCGTGGTGGTGGCGGAGATTTCCCAAGAAATGTAACGGTATCCCCGCTATCCGGTGTAGAACAGGGCGAGTATTTTGATGTGCTTCCTTATGCGGAAAGAGCCGGAGACTATCTGATGGGAATCATTAAAACAGTCAAGCTTCCGAGAAAGTTAAAGGTAGGATTTTCAAATTCTCCGGCAAATGTAACCCATGCGACATTCCGTGATCTTGGCTTTGTGGCAAAGGAAAACGGTCGCTTTGATGTATATAGTGCCGGTGGGCTTGGAAATAACTACAAGATGGGGGTAAAAGTAGCAGAAGATGTGAAACCGGAAGAAGTTCTTTATTATGTAGAGGCGATGGTCCGTACGTTTACAACTTACGGTAATTATGAAAGCCGTGCAAAGTCAAGAACAAGATATATGCAGGAAACATTAGGCATAGAAGGCTATAAAAAAGCCTATCAGGAAAAGCTTATGGAAGTAAAAGCAGAGGTAAAAGACGCTCTTCTTATAAAAGAAACGCAGGTACTGTCAAAGCAAGGAGACGATGCCAAAGAAGCAGGCAATGACAATAAAAATGTAATAGCCTATCCGCAGACAGAAAGCGCATCAGAGCGTGTGATCGCACAGAAACAAGCAGGACGTTATGCAGTTGCCTATCATCCAATCGGTGGAATGGTTCCGGCACAGAAGTTTTGGGAAATCTATGCCGTAATTAAAGATGTAGCGAATGCAGAAGTTCGTGTCGCACCCGATGAGACCTTATATATTATTAATCTAGAGGAAGAGCAGGCAGAAAGAATACATAAGATAACAGCAGATGGTGCGAAGAATCTGTTTGAAACTTCGGTATCCTGTATCGGAAGTACCGTCTGCCAGATCGGCTTAAGAGATTCCCAGGGCTTACTTGTAAGCATAGTAGAAGCGGTAGAGCCATATCACTTTGCAGATGGCGTACTGCCAAGAATCCATATATCCGGCTGCCCATCTTCTTGTGGAACGCACCAGATCGGAAAACTGGGCTTTCGTGGCGCATCAAAAAGTGTGAATGGAAAAGCAGAGCCAGCATTCGCATTTTATGTGAACGGACAGGATGCACAGGGAGAAGAAAGATTTGGAGACGAGTGGGGTATTATGCTTGCTACAGATATTCCAAAGTTCTTTATTGAACTGGGCAAAGTTATTTCCGAGAAAAAGCTTAGCTATGAACAATGGTACGAGAACAATCAGGATGTATTAAAAGAAATTGCCGCAACATATTTGCAGTAA
- the htpG gene encoding molecular chaperone HtpG: protein MAKQGSLSINSENIFPIIKKWLYSDHDIFIRELVSNGCDAVTKLKKLAVMGEFEEADDEKYKVEVRINPTDKTLTFIDNGIGMTEEEVDEYINQIAFSGAAAFMEQYKDKASDEQIIGHFGLGFYSAFMVADKVTIDTLSYKEGAAPVHWECDGGTEFDMEEGDKTERGTVITLYLNDDSYEFCNEFRCREVLDKYCSFMPVEIYFVNEEEEEKKAEEAAKKSAEEKVIDVEAKDADSKDADPEEDGDSEVTLEEDEEEDTPKPINQIHPLWTKHPNDCTDEEYKEFYRDVFHDYKEPLFWIHLNMDYPFNLKGILYFPKINTKYDTIEGKIKLYNNQVFIADNIKEVIPEYLLLLKGCIDCPDLPLNVSRSALQNDGFVKKISNYITKKVAEKLSGMCKTDRENYEKYWDDISPFIKFGCIRDEKFNDKMKDYIIFKNMEGKYVTLPDYLEAGKEKYENNVFYITDEVAQSQYINMFKEQEMDAIYLTHQIDTTFITHLEQRNPEVKFLRIDSELTDNFKEAIDENEEKELTEKLSEKFKKATGVENLIVKVEKLKNADTPSMITVSEQTRRMSEMMEMYGMSNSSTGLGAEGETLVLNMNNDLVQYVLNNDESENTTTICQQLYDLARLANHPLKPEEMTAFVARSNKILAILTK, encoded by the coding sequence ATGGCTAAACAGGGAAGTTTATCAATTAACAGTGAAAATATTTTTCCTATTATAAAGAAGTGGCTCTATTCTGACCACGATATTTTTATCCGTGAATTAGTGAGTAACGGATGTGATGCGGTTACGAAGCTTAAGAAGCTTGCTGTTATGGGTGAGTTTGAAGAGGCGGATGATGAGAAGTATAAGGTAGAGGTTCGTATTAATCCTACCGATAAGACGCTTACTTTTATCGATAATGGTATCGGTATGACAGAAGAGGAAGTCGATGAATACATTAACCAGATTGCTTTTTCCGGTGCTGCTGCTTTTATGGAACAGTATAAAGATAAGGCGAGCGATGAGCAGATTATCGGTCACTTCGGTCTTGGTTTCTACTCTGCATTTATGGTTGCTGATAAGGTTACTATCGATACTCTTTCTTATAAAGAAGGTGCTGCACCGGTTCACTGGGAATGTGACGGCGGCACAGAGTTTGATATGGAAGAGGGCGACAAGACAGAACGTGGTACCGTAATCACACTGTATCTGAATGATGACAGTTATGAATTCTGTAACGAGTTCCGTTGCCGTGAAGTTCTTGATAAGTACTGCTCTTTCATGCCAGTTGAGATTTACTTTGTTAATGAGGAAGAAGAAGAGAAGAAGGCAGAGGAAGCTGCGAAGAAGTCCGCTGAAGAAAAGGTTATCGATGTAGAAGCAAAAGATGCGGATTCTAAAGATGCTGACCCCGAAGAAGACGGTGATTCCGAAGTAACTCTTGAGGAAGACGAGGAAGAGGATACTCCTAAGCCAATCAACCAGATTCATCCATTATGGACTAAACATCCTAATGACTGTACCGATGAAGAATATAAAGAATTTTATCGTGATGTTTTCCACGATTATAAGGAGCCTTTATTCTGGATTCATCTGAATATGGACTATCCATTTAACTTAAAAGGTATTCTTTATTTCCCTAAGATCAATACAAAGTATGATACGATCGAGGGAAAAATCAAGTTATATAACAATCAGGTATTTATCGCAGATAACATTAAGGAAGTAATTCCTGAGTACCTCTTATTATTAAAAGGATGTATTGACTGTCCTGACCTTCCACTGAATGTATCAAGAAGTGCATTACAGAATGACGGATTTGTTAAGAAGATTTCTAATTATATTACAAAGAAAGTGGCAGAAAAGCTTTCCGGTATGTGTAAGACAGACCGTGAGAATTATGAGAAATACTGGGATGATATCAGCCCATTCATTAAGTTTGGTTGCATCCGTGATGAGAAGTTCAATGATAAGATGAAGGATTACATCATCTTTAAGAACATGGAAGGCAAATATGTTACTCTTCCAGACTATCTTGAAGCTGGTAAAGAAAAATACGAGAATAACGTCTTCTATATCACAGATGAGGTTGCACAGTCTCAGTACATTAATATGTTTAAAGAGCAGGAAATGGATGCTATTTATCTGACTCACCAGATTGATACAACATTTATCACTCATTTAGAGCAGAGAAATCCTGAAGTGAAATTCCTCCGTATCGACTCTGAACTTACGGATAACTTCAAGGAAGCCATCGATGAGAATGAAGAAAAAGAACTTACTGAAAAGCTTTCTGAGAAGTTTAAAAAGGCAACCGGTGTTGAAAACCTGATTGTAAAAGTTGAAAAACTGAAAAATGCGGACACACCTTCCATGATCACTGTTTCCGAGCAGACAAGACGTATGTCTGAAATGATGGAAATGTACGGAATGAGCAATAGTTCTACCGGACTTGGTGCCGAAGGCGAGACTCTTGTTCTTAACATGAACAATGACCTTGTACAGTATGTTTTAAATAATGATGAAAGCGAAAATACTACAACGATCTGCCAGCAGCTTTATGACCTTGCCCGCCTGGCAAACCATCCATTAAAGCCGGAAGAAATGACTGCGTTCGTAGCACGTTCCAATAAGATACTTGCCATTTTAACAAAATAA
- a CDS encoding GTP pyrophosphokinase, whose protein sequence is MKRRKVKSIKQLGNTGTQLEKEVAAMEESMKQHNIDENCQKLIDGLMPQIKDMEQTLYGTYHRNIIEYSTSRIKTPESIVEKLHRKNREVSLTKALDTLRDLAGVRIICSFQDDVYRVAGAIKKLPGYELVKEKNYITKPKSSGYRSIHLILRPTKTTSNIKCIEVQVRSAAMNYWAILEHQLCYKNEKKGAGRIRKELKECAIDIAKIDKKMLKLRKEIEKI, encoded by the coding sequence TTGAAAAGAAGGAAGGTAAAATCTATAAAACAACTGGGGAATACGGGTACACAGTTAGAAAAAGAAGTCGCTGCGATGGAAGAATCTATGAAGCAGCATAACATAGATGAAAATTGTCAGAAACTTATTGATGGGCTGATGCCGCAGATTAAAGATATGGAACAAACACTTTACGGTACTTATCACAGAAATATTATTGAATATTCCACCAGCCGTATTAAAACTCCGGAAAGTATTGTGGAAAAGCTCCATCGTAAAAATCGGGAAGTTTCTCTTACTAAGGCATTAGATACGCTTCGTGACCTTGCCGGTGTCCGCATCATCTGTTCTTTTCAGGATGATGTCTATCGGGTAGCTGGAGCAATTAAAAAGCTTCCCGGCTATGAGCTTGTGAAGGAGAAGAATTATATTACAAAGCCAAAGTCTAGCGGCTACCGTAGTATTCACCTTATTTTAAGACCGACAAAAACAACGTCGAACATTAAGTGCATTGAAGTTCAGGTTCGTTCTGCCGCCATGAACTACTGGGCGATTCTTGAACACCAGCTCTGCTATAAGAACGAAAAAAAGGGTGCGGGACGCATCCGCAAAGAATTAAAAGAATGTGCGATCGATATTGCAAAGATTGATAAAAAAATGTTGAAGCTTCGGAAAGAAATCGAGAAGATTTAA
- the pduB gene encoding propanediol utilization microcompartment protein PduB, whose translation MSHTEFTTTTNEFIGTAAGHTIGMVIPNIDPEVRTLLKIPEQYSSLGILTSRTGAAAQAFSVDEAAKACNVELLIFELPRDTEGYSGHGNLIVLGAYDVSDARRAVEVALTLIDEKAERIYINEVGHMEMHVTANAGPVLHQIFDAPLGKAFGFICAGPAGIAIVAADTAVKSSPVDIVWYGTPSINLSRTNEVIIGVSGDYGAVKKAVDTAYEKASALIEVFGQKPASILHFKPIESTDKAE comes from the coding sequence ATGAGTCATACAGAATTTACTACTACGACAAATGAATTTATCGGAACTGCGGCAGGTCATACGATCGGAATGGTGATTCCGAATATCGACCCGGAAGTACGCACACTTTTAAAGATTCCAGAGCAGTATTCTTCTCTTGGCATTCTTACTTCAAGAACCGGTGCTGCCGCACAGGCTTTTTCGGTAGACGAAGCTGCCAAGGCCTGTAATGTGGAACTGCTTATTTTCGAGCTGCCAAGAGATACCGAAGGATACTCCGGTCACGGTAACTTGATCGTCCTTGGTGCATATGATGTAAGCGATGCCAGACGTGCCGTTGAAGTTGCCTTAACACTCATTGATGAAAAGGCTGAACGTATTTATATTAATGAAGTTGGTCATATGGAGATGCACGTCACAGCGAATGCCGGTCCCGTCCTTCACCAGATCTTTGACGCACCACTTGGCAAGGCATTTGGCTTTATCTGTGCCGGCCCTGCCGGAATTGCCATTGTTGCTGCAGATACCGCTGTAAAGTCCTCTCCGGTTGATATTGTATGGTACGGTACCCCTTCCATCAATTTATCACGCACAAACGAGGTCATTATCGGTGTCAGCGGAGATTACGGCGCTGTAAAGAAGGCAGTCGATACCGCTTACGAAAAAGCAAGTGCCCTCATCGAAGTATTCGGACAAAAGCCTGCTTCTATTTTACACTTCAAACCAATAGAAAGCACTGACAAGGCAGAGTAA
- a CDS encoding ATP-binding protein: MDITINELGQLMPDSYRLLDMRGDVEVGHGMIPGAIHMSKDAILEKYQGGLVKSDEEATQAREDLADKKLIIYCARGRISQELAEELRDRGYDAFSLKGGYTAWLLEQMKNQQADEVCAQVEKSIRKKFRKNIWCKFTKAINQYELVKEGDCIAVCISGGKDSMLMAKLFQELKLHNKFPFEVKFVVMDPGYSPENRKVIEENARKLKVPVHIFESDIFESVYHIEKSPCYLCARMRRGYLYNFAKELGCNKIALGHHYDDVIETILMGMLYGAQIQTMMPKLHSTNFEGMELIRPLYLIREDDIKAWRDYNDLRFIQCACKFTDTCTTCNNEENQSKRIEIKQLIAELKKKNPYVEAHIFKSVENVNIETVIAYKKDGVKHHFLDDYDLK, from the coding sequence ATGGATATTACGATAAATGAATTAGGGCAGTTAATGCCGGATAGTTATAGATTACTTGATATGCGAGGCGACGTGGAAGTTGGACACGGAATGATTCCGGGGGCGATCCACATGAGTAAGGATGCTATTTTGGAGAAATATCAGGGGGGACTTGTAAAGTCAGATGAGGAAGCGACGCAGGCAAGAGAAGATTTAGCGGATAAGAAGCTGATTATTTATTGTGCGAGAGGGCGTATCAGTCAGGAGCTTGCCGAGGAGCTTCGTGACAGAGGATATGATGCGTTTAGTTTAAAGGGTGGTTATACAGCATGGCTTTTAGAGCAGATGAAGAATCAGCAGGCGGATGAAGTGTGTGCCCAGGTGGAGAAGAGTATCCGTAAGAAGTTTCGTAAGAATATCTGGTGCAAGTTTACGAAGGCGATTAACCAGTATGAACTTGTAAAAGAGGGGGATTGTATTGCGGTTTGTATTTCCGGTGGAAAGGATTCGATGTTGATGGCAAAGCTTTTTCAGGAACTGAAGCTTCATAATAAGTTTCCGTTTGAAGTGAAGTTTGTAGTGATGGATCCTGGATATAGTCCGGAAAACAGGAAGGTGATCGAGGAGAATGCGAGAAAGTTAAAGGTTCCTGTTCATATTTTTGAGTCGGATATTTTTGAGTCGGTATATCATATTGAGAAGTCGCCATGTTATCTTTGTGCGAGAATGAGAAGAGGATATCTTTATAATTTTGCGAAAGAATTAGGATGTAATAAGATCGCGCTTGGTCATCATTATGATGATGTTATTGAGACGATTCTAATGGGAATGCTTTACGGAGCGCAGATTCAGACGATGATGCCGAAGCTGCATAGTACAAATTTTGAAGGAATGGAGCTGATCCGGCCTTTATATCTTATTCGTGAAGATGATATTAAGGCATGGAGGGATTATAATGATCTTCGATTTATCCAGTGTGCATGCAAGTTCACAGATACATGTACAACATGTAACAATGAAGAGAATCAGTCGAAGCGAATAGAGATTAAGCAGCTCATCGCTGAACTTAAAAAGAAGAATCCTTATGTGGAAGCGCACATTTTTAAGAGTGTGGAAAATGTTAATATTGAAACGGTGATTGCTTATAAAAAAGATGGAGTGAAGCATCATTTTTTAGATGATTATGATTTGAAATAA
- a CDS encoding MATE family efflux transporter: MSKTTINDMTVGSPAKLIIQFMIPMCLGNLFQQFYNVVDSIVAGQFLGVQALAAIGSTGALMFFVIGWLNGLTSGFAIMVAQSFGAKEYDRMRHYVAMSIYLSIAFALVMTIGFSIANETILRMMNYSDEIMPAVKGYMGIIYMGLLVTVAYDALSAFLRALGDSRSPLYFLMISAAINVVLDIVFIVVIGMGVEGCAYATVIAQAVSAFLCFIYICKKFPILRLKKEDFRISLKSFGKLLGLGIPMALQFSITAIGTIIVQGAINIYGENCMAGFSAAGKLQNIFMTVFVAFGATIATYVGQNRGAGKMERVKQGVRCTQYMIWAWSIIDMIAMFFFGKYMTYLFISPSETEVINVAVTYFHTVLWFYPFLGSIFLYRNTLQGMGYGLIPMLGGIFELVARSVIVTLVAGRTSFAGVCMADPAAWIAALVPLLPYYFYIMKKWKTTNL, encoded by the coding sequence ATGTCAAAAACGACAATTAATGATATGACTGTCGGAAGTCCGGCGAAGCTGATTATTCAGTTTATGATTCCTATGTGTTTAGGAAATTTATTCCAGCAGTTTTACAATGTAGTGGATTCTATTGTTGCGGGACAGTTTTTAGGTGTACAGGCTCTTGCAGCAATCGGAAGTACAGGAGCATTGATGTTCTTTGTAATAGGCTGGCTTAACGGTCTTACCAGTGGATTTGCCATCATGGTAGCACAAAGCTTTGGCGCAAAAGAATATGACAGGATGCGGCATTATGTTGCGATGTCCATTTATTTATCCATCGCATTTGCCCTTGTAATGACCATCGGATTCTCCATAGCAAATGAAACGATCCTCCGCATGATGAACTATTCCGATGAAATCATGCCAGCGGTAAAAGGATATATGGGAATTATTTATATGGGATTACTTGTCACAGTAGCCTATGATGCATTATCCGCATTTTTACGTGCCTTAGGAGATTCCCGTTCCCCACTGTACTTCCTCATGATTTCCGCCGCAATCAATGTAGTATTAGACATCGTATTCATCGTAGTAATAGGAATGGGCGTAGAAGGATGCGCCTATGCCACCGTAATCGCACAGGCAGTCTCCGCCTTCCTCTGCTTTATTTACATCTGCAAAAAGTTTCCGATCCTTCGCCTGAAAAAAGAAGATTTCCGAATCTCACTTAAATCATTTGGAAAACTCTTAGGACTGGGCATACCAATGGCACTCCAGTTCTCCATCACCGCAATCGGAACGATCATCGTACAGGGAGCCATTAACATTTACGGCGAAAACTGCATGGCAGGATTCTCAGCAGCCGGGAAACTGCAGAATATATTTATGACAGTATTCGTCGCATTTGGAGCAACCATCGCCACATACGTAGGACAAAACCGCGGAGCCGGCAAAATGGAACGTGTAAAACAAGGTGTACGCTGTACACAGTACATGATCTGGGCGTGGAGCATCATCGATATGATCGCCATGTTTTTCTTCGGAAAATACATGACCTATCTCTTCATCAGCCCCTCAGAAACAGAAGTTATCAACGTAGCAGTCACATACTTCCATACCGTACTGTGGTTCTACCCATTCCTCGGAAGTATTTTTCTGTATAGAAATACATTACAGGGAATGGGATACGGCTTAATCCCGATGCTCGGAGGAATCTTCGAACTCGTAGCCAGAAGCGTGATAGTAACCCTCGTAGCCGGACGAACCAGCTTCGCCGGCGTCTGCATGGCCGACCCAGCAGCATGGATCGCAGCATTAGTACCACTATTACCATATTATTTCTACATAATGAAAAAATGGAAAACAACTAATTTGTAG
- a CDS encoding cation diffusion facilitator family transporter, producing the protein MHVGRKTQKREKSAMSVSLYGNLLFVVIELVMAILTGSQAVLLDAVYDGIEFVMLLPSLFLIPFLYRPSSEQHPFGYTQIETLFIVIKGITMTAVTFGLIFNNINLMIHGGHIISFNTVAYFELFACVLGIIVTVYLYIKNKSMHSPLINMEMQGWRMDSVVSLGMACAFLLPICIPFAWFKNLVPYLDQIITVVLSLIMIPTPIRTVITGIRDLMLIPPEEETIEDIKSTVEPIIGIYGHKNLYYDIVRTGRKLWISVYITFDKDIVSLSKFKLLQDECILALTKKYPDFYFELLPDIEFTGLEENLNSF; encoded by the coding sequence ATGCATGTAGGACGAAAAACACAAAAGAGAGAGAAATCTGCGATGTCTGTTTCTCTTTACGGCAACTTACTTTTTGTCGTGATCGAGCTTGTTATGGCAATATTGACTGGTTCGCAGGCTGTTTTACTTGATGCAGTTTATGATGGGATTGAATTTGTCATGCTTCTGCCATCGCTGTTTCTGATTCCTTTTCTTTATCGACCGTCAAGTGAACAACATCCTTTTGGCTACACACAGATCGAAACGTTGTTTATTGTAATCAAAGGTATTACTATGACTGCCGTTACATTTGGTCTGATTTTTAATAATATCAATCTGATGATACATGGCGGACATATTATTTCTTTTAATACGGTTGCATACTTTGAGTTATTTGCCTGTGTTCTGGGTATTATTGTTACTGTTTATCTTTACATAAAAAATAAATCCATGCACTCTCCTCTTATCAACATGGAAATGCAGGGCTGGCGTATGGACAGTGTGGTTTCTTTAGGCATGGCATGTGCCTTTTTACTGCCGATATGTATTCCGTTTGCATGGTTTAAAAATCTGGTTCCTTATCTTGATCAGATTATTACGGTTGTCCTTTCTCTTATTATGATTCCGACACCGATTCGTACGGTGATTACCGGAATTCGTGATCTTATGCTGATTCCGCCGGAAGAGGAAACGATCGAGGACATTAAATCGACCGTAGAACCGATTATCGGTATCTACGGCCATAAAAATCTTTATTATGATATTGTAAGAACCGGAAGAAAGTTATGGATCAGTGTCTATATCACTTTTGATAAAGATATTGTCTCCCTGTCTAAGTTCAAACTCCTGCAAGATGAATGTATTCTTGCTCTTACAAAAAAATATCCTGACTTTTACTTTGAATTACTTCCCGATATCGAATTTACCGGTCTTGAGGAGAATTTGAACTCTTTTTAA
- the gltS gene encoding sodium/glutamate symporter, with the protein MKIQLDMYQTIAVAVVVLMLGKFLKERVSLLERFCIPAPVIGGVIFAIFTCLCYVTGIAEFSFDDILKEVCMVFFFTSVGFQANLKVLKSGGKSLIVFLGLVIALILCQNFIAIGLAKLLHISPLVGLCTGSIPMIGGHGTAGAFGPVLEDFGVKGASTLCTAAATFGLIAGSVMGGPVGKRLIEKKNLLDTVVAEDDSLLIEDEKKHERHASMYPSAVFQLIIAIGIGTIISKLLSLTGMTFPIYIGAMIAAACMRNIGEYSGKFTIYMGEINDIGGISLSLFLGIAMITLKLWQLADLALPLITLLAGQTILMFLYTYIIVFNVMGRDYDAAVLSSGVCGFGMGATPNAMANMQAVCEKYAPSVKAFLLVPLVGSLFADFLNSLAITFFINIL; encoded by the coding sequence ATGAAGATTCAATTAGATATGTATCAGACAATTGCTGTAGCGGTCGTTGTTCTGATGTTAGGAAAGTTTTTAAAAGAAAGAGTAAGCCTTTTAGAGAGGTTTTGTATACCGGCACCGGTAATCGGTGGTGTGATCTTTGCCATCTTTACCTGCCTTTGTTATGTAACCGGAATCGCAGAGTTTTCTTTTGATGACATTTTAAAAGAAGTCTGTATGGTATTTTTCTTTACCTCGGTAGGATTTCAGGCGAATTTAAAAGTACTAAAAAGTGGTGGAAAGTCACTGATTGTTTTTCTGGGACTGGTAATCGCATTAATCTTGTGCCAGAATTTCATTGCGATCGGGCTTGCAAAGCTTTTGCACATAAGTCCGCTAGTAGGGCTTTGTACAGGCTCAATTCCGATGATTGGAGGGCATGGAACCGCAGGCGCATTTGGTCCGGTTCTTGAAGACTTTGGTGTAAAGGGAGCCAGTACATTATGTACTGCGGCAGCGACATTTGGTTTAATTGCCGGAAGTGTGATGGGCGGACCGGTCGGGAAACGCCTTATTGAAAAGAAGAATCTGTTAGATACAGTAGTTGCGGAAGATGACAGTCTGTTAATAGAGGACGAGAAGAAGCATGAGCGTCATGCCAGTATGTATCCTTCCGCTGTATTCCAGCTTATTATCGCCATCGGAATTGGAACGATTATTTCTAAGCTGTTATCACTTACAGGGATGACATTCCCAATCTATATTGGAGCGATGATCGCAGCAGCATGCATGAGAAATATCGGAGAGTATTCCGGCAAGTTTACTATTTATATGGGTGAGATTAATGATATCGGTGGAATCAGCCTGTCTCTTTTCCTTGGTATCGCAATGATAACACTGAAGTTATGGCAGCTTGCGGACCTGGCATTACCGTTAATTACCTTGCTTGCAGGACAGACAATCCTTATGTTTCTGTACACATATATCATTGTATTTAACGTTATGGGAAGAGACTATGATGCCGCAGTCCTGTCATCCGGAGTATGCGGATTTGGTATGGGAGCAACGCCAAATGCAATGGCCAATATGCAGGCAGTATGTGAAAAGTATGCTCCATCTGTAAAAGCATTTTTATTAGTACCACTGGTCGGAAGTTTATTTGCAGACTTCCTAAACAGTCTCGCAATTACATTTTTTATAAATATTTTATAA
- a CDS encoding TAXI family TRAP transporter solute-binding subunit — protein sequence MCILMLASLLTGCGMNTRKIKFGAAGLGGTYRVFGDTFANLVTSKNKKYSMEVKTTAGSAANLRLLSDGYIQMAIAQMDLTNDAYERTGIFENKKKHGGYSAVAALYTEACQVVVRADSGINTIEDLQDKRVSVGEEESGTEQNAKQILAVYGLNDSLVDEVNLDYTNAAQELKAGTIDAFFCTAGAQTTAIGELAKKCEIRLLNIDEKSADKLKRTYKFYTDCTIPKETYQGQTEDIQTVGVKAVLLASDKLSADTVKDITKILFKNKEELQYSLPVDISIDEKTAVEGVTIPFHEGAAAYYEECGINIAD from the coding sequence ATGTGCATCCTTATGCTTGCGAGTCTTTTGACAGGATGTGGCATGAATACACGAAAAATCAAGTTTGGCGCGGCTGGTCTTGGAGGAACATATCGTGTGTTCGGTGATACGTTTGCGAATCTGGTGACGTCAAAGAATAAGAAGTATAGCATGGAAGTAAAGACGACAGCAGGTTCTGCGGCAAATCTTCGTCTGCTTTCCGATGGCTATATTCAGATGGCGATTGCACAGATGGATTTAACTAATGATGCATATGAGAGAACAGGTATTTTTGAAAACAAAAAGAAGCATGGCGGATACAGTGCCGTAGCAGCATTGTATACCGAGGCATGTCAGGTTGTTGTGCGTGCAGATTCAGGAATCAATACGATAGAGGATCTGCAGGATAAGAGAGTCAGCGTAGGAGAAGAAGAGTCTGGTACGGAACAGAATGCGAAGCAGATTCTTGCGGTCTATGGTTTGAATGACAGCCTTGTTGATGAGGTGAATCTGGATTATACGAATGCGGCGCAGGAATTAAAAGCAGGTACGATCGATGCCTTTTTCTGTACGGCAGGAGCACAGACAACCGCAATCGGAGAACTGGCGAAGAAGTGCGAGATTCGTCTTTTGAACATTGACGAAAAGAGCGCAGATAAATTAAAGAGAACCTATAAGTTTTATACAGACTGTACGATTCCAAAAGAAACCTATCAAGGGCAGACGGAGGACATACAGACAGTTGGTGTAAAGGCAGTGCTTCTTGCTAGTGATAAGCTTTCCGCAGATACAGTAAAGGATATCACGAAGATTTTATTTAAAAATAAAGAGGAATTGCAGTACTCTTTACCGGTAGATATTTCTATTGATGAGAAGACAGCAGTAGAGGGAGTTACCATTCCGTTTCATGAAGGTGCGGCAGCATACTATGAGGAATGTGGTATAAATATAGCAGATTAG